The Gammaproteobacteria bacterium genome includes a region encoding these proteins:
- a CDS encoding glycosyltransferase family 2 protein produces MEQNIKPGQTAIAGILLSVVVPAFNEQAVLQECHSRLSKVLDTLGIPAEIVFVNDGSTDNTPEVLYRLREQDPRVAVVELSRNFGKEIALSAGLDHALGEAVVVIDADLQDPPELIPELIKQWHEGYDVVYATRVARDGETYLKKATAGAFYRLIQKVSRVKIPADTGDFRLLSRRAVDALKQLREQHRFMKGLFSWIGYPQKSVPYRRDPRFAGETKWNYWRLWNLALEGITSFTIAPLKLASYIGVLTSLAAFIYAVRVIYKTLVYGDPVQGYPSLMVVVLFLGGIQLLTLGVIGEYLGRMFDETKSRPLYFTKAYHPPKVQASPRL; encoded by the coding sequence ATGGAACAAAATATTAAGCCGGGGCAAACGGCGATTGCCGGCATACTGCTGTCGGTAGTCGTGCCCGCCTTCAACGAACAGGCGGTGTTGCAGGAATGCCATAGCCGCCTTTCCAAAGTCTTGGACACCCTCGGCATTCCCGCCGAGATCGTTTTCGTCAACGATGGAAGCACAGACAATACGCCGGAGGTGTTATACCGGTTGAGGGAGCAGGACCCGCGAGTCGCGGTCGTCGAGTTGAGCCGCAATTTTGGTAAGGAGATTGCGCTAAGCGCCGGATTGGATCACGCCCTGGGTGAGGCGGTGGTGGTGATAGATGCAGATCTCCAGGATCCTCCGGAATTGATTCCAGAGCTGATAAAGCAGTGGCATGAGGGCTACGATGTGGTCTATGCGACACGTGTCGCGAGAGATGGTGAAACCTATTTGAAAAAGGCGACCGCAGGCGCTTTTTATCGCTTGATTCAGAAAGTCAGCCGGGTCAAGATTCCGGCGGATACCGGCGATTTCCGTCTGCTGAGCCGCCGGGCGGTGGATGCGCTCAAACAATTACGGGAACAGCATCGCTTCATGAAGGGCCTGTTCTCCTGGATAGGTTATCCGCAAAAGTCCGTGCCTTACCGCCGCGATCCGCGCTTTGCGGGCGAAACGAAATGGAATTATTGGCGGCTGTGGAATTTGGCCTTGGAGGGTATCACCTCGTTTACCATCGCCCCGCTGAAGCTGGCGTCATATATAGGAGTGCTCACGTCGTTGGCGGCATTTATCTACGCGGTCAGGGTGATCTACAAAACATTGGTGTACGGAGACCCCGTGCAAGGCTATCCCTCATTGATGGTGGTGGTGTTGTTTTTGGGAGGGATACAGCTCCTCACGCTCGGCGTAATAGGCGAATATCTTGGGCGCATGTTTGACGAGACCAAAAGCAGACCCTTGTATTTTACCAAGGCCTATCATCCGCCTAAAGTTCAGGCTTCACCACGGCTTTAA
- a CDS encoding acetolactate synthase large subunit: MKAAELFVRCIENEGVEYIFGIPGEENLAVMDALLDSPIKFITTRHEQGAAFMADVYGRLTGKAGVCFSTLGPGATNLVTGVADANMDRAPLVAIAGQASTTRLHKESHQVLDLVNMFQPITKYATQILEPEIIPEVVRKAFKLAQAEKSGACFIEFPENIAALEVAEAPLRRQAATTPEPPAGRVSEAAALISAARNPIILAGNGVVRAGASRELADFAGRLNIGVANTFMAKGVIPFKHPMALGSAGLQARDYVSCGFEEADVIICVGYDLVEYHPYLWHPTRDRKIIHIDMSPAEVDASYIVEVGVVGDIKLSLDRIAALATPHVGHQLRSLRSALKEEMALHSNDSDFPLKPQKIIWDLRTALGLEDIVVCDVGAHKMWMARMFRCEHPNTCIISNGFASMGIAVPGAIAASLARPGRAVVAVTGDAGFLMNSQEIETAIRIKAPIVVLVWTDNAYGLIQWKQMNCFGRESHVRFGNPDFVKYAEAFGAKGYRIEQASELLPTLKRAISDNTVSIIDCPVDYKENLKLAEKLGEMICPL; encoded by the coding sequence ATGAAAGCCGCCGAACTGTTTGTCAGATGTATAGAGAATGAAGGCGTGGAATACATCTTCGGCATCCCCGGCGAGGAGAATCTCGCGGTCATGGACGCCCTGCTGGATTCTCCTATCAAGTTTATCACTACCCGTCACGAGCAGGGCGCGGCCTTTATGGCCGACGTGTACGGGCGGCTGACGGGCAAGGCCGGCGTGTGCTTCTCCACCCTGGGACCGGGCGCCACCAACCTGGTCACCGGCGTGGCCGACGCCAATATGGATCGCGCGCCGCTGGTCGCCATCGCCGGGCAGGCCAGCACCACCCGGCTGCACAAGGAATCGCATCAGGTGTTGGATCTGGTGAATATGTTTCAGCCGATCACCAAATACGCCACCCAGATCCTGGAACCCGAGATCATCCCGGAGGTGGTGCGCAAGGCCTTCAAGCTCGCCCAGGCGGAAAAGTCGGGCGCCTGTTTTATTGAATTTCCAGAGAATATCGCCGCACTGGAAGTGGCCGAGGCGCCGCTGCGGCGTCAGGCGGCGACGACACCGGAACCTCCCGCCGGCCGGGTGTCTGAAGCCGCTGCGCTCATCTCCGCGGCGCGGAATCCGATCATCCTGGCCGGTAACGGGGTGGTGCGGGCGGGCGCCTCGCGTGAACTCGCCGACTTCGCCGGCCGGCTCAACATCGGCGTCGCCAACACCTTCATGGCCAAGGGGGTAATCCCGTTCAAGCATCCCATGGCGCTGGGTAGCGCCGGCCTGCAGGCGCGCGATTATGTAAGCTGCGGTTTTGAGGAGGCCGATGTCATCATCTGTGTGGGTTATGACCTGGTGGAATATCATCCCTACCTCTGGCACCCGACCCGCGACCGCAAGATCATCCACATTGACATGTCGCCCGCGGAGGTGGATGCGAGTTACATCGTCGAAGTCGGAGTGGTGGGGGACATCAAGCTGAGCCTCGACCGGATCGCGGCGCTTGCCACGCCCCATGTGGGCCACCAGCTTCGCAGCCTGCGCAGTGCGCTCAAGGAGGAGATGGCCCTGCACAGCAATGACAGCGATTTTCCCCTCAAGCCGCAAAAGATCATCTGGGATTTGCGCACCGCGCTGGGGCTGGAGGACATCGTGGTCTGTGACGTGGGCGCGCATAAAATGTGGATGGCGCGCATGTTCCGTTGCGAACATCCCAATACCTGCATCATCTCTAACGGTTTTGCGAGCATGGGCATCGCGGTGCCGGGCGCCATCGCGGCGAGTCTCGCGCGGCCCGGCCGCGCGGTAGTGGCGGTCACCGGTGATGCGGGATTTCTCATGAATTCACAGGAGATCGAAACCGCCATACGCATCAAGGCGCCGATCGTGGTCCTGGTCTGGACGGACAACGCCTACGGCCTCATCCAGTGGAAGCAAATGAATTGTTTCGGGCGCGAATCCCATGTACGCTTCGGTAATCCGGATTTCGTCAAATATGCCGAGGCCTTCGGCGCCAAGGGTTACCGCATTGAACAGGCGAGCGAGTTATTACCGACCTTGAAACGGGCGATTTCCGATAACACAGTGAGTATTATAGATTGTCCTGTAGACTACAAAGAAAATCTCAAACTCGCTGAGAAACTGGGTGAGATGATTTGTCCGCTATGA
- a CDS encoding GtrA family protein, with product MGTKPTKASKTALGFSADGVPLNLITQFIRYAGVGAIGTAAQYLTLILLVQFLKFDPVTASVHGFIVGGFVNYFLNYRITFKSDIPHKQAILKFFAIAFIGLAINSMMMAVAIEFFKLHYLLSQVIATGVILIWTFLGNRLWTFKGAGHGTKY from the coding sequence GTGGGAACAAAGCCAACTAAGGCATCCAAAACAGCCCTTGGTTTCTCAGCAGACGGCGTCCCTCTAAATCTTATAACCCAGTTTATCCGCTACGCAGGGGTCGGCGCGATAGGAACCGCCGCCCAATACCTTACGCTGATTCTGCTGGTTCAATTCCTCAAATTCGATCCGGTGACGGCTTCTGTTCACGGCTTCATTGTGGGGGGCTTCGTCAATTACTTCCTAAACTACCGGATTACGTTCAAAAGCGATATCCCTCACAAGCAGGCAATACTGAAGTTTTTTGCAATTGCCTTTATAGGGCTCGCCATAAACTCCATGATGATGGCCGTTGCGATTGAATTTTTTAAGCTGCATTATCTGTTGAGTCAGGTGATCGCCACCGGCGTCATATTGATTTGGACCTTTTTAGGCAACAGATTATGGACTTTCAAGGGAGCCGGCCATGGAACAAAATATTAA
- a CDS encoding YihA family ribosome biogenesis GTP-binding protein — translation MPQHFPAARFISGAHTLSQAPPDTGREIAFAGRSNAGKSSAINALTGIQSLARVSKTPGRTQQLNFFELGPQRRLVDLPGYGYAKAPERSRRHWTHTLEQYLASRQSLCGLVLIMDIRHPMTPADLERLDACFEGGLPVYILLSKADKLSRSAMHLALRHVTAGLTQRYPGYDKQGVESQPLFEVQAFSVLKKMGIDEAKQRLASWLEL, via the coding sequence ATGCCGCAACACTTCCCGGCCGCGCGCTTTATATCCGGCGCTCACACGCTCTCCCAGGCGCCTCCCGATACCGGGAGGGAGATTGCCTTTGCGGGTCGCTCCAATGCGGGTAAATCGAGCGCCATCAACGCCCTCACCGGGATACAGTCGCTGGCGCGTGTCAGCAAGACCCCCGGCCGCACCCAGCAGCTCAACTTTTTTGAACTAGGGCCGCAGCGCCGCCTGGTGGACCTCCCCGGCTATGGTTATGCAAAGGCCCCGGAGCGCAGCCGGCGTCACTGGACGCATACCCTGGAGCAGTATTTGGCAAGCCGGCAATCGCTGTGCGGCCTGGTGCTCATCATGGACATCCGCCATCCCATGACCCCGGCGGACCTGGAGCGGCTCGACGCCTGTTTCGAGGGGGGGCTGCCGGTCTACATCCTGCTCAGCAAGGCCGATAAATTGAGCAGGTCCGCCATGCATCTCGCCTTACGCCATGTAACCGCGGGCTTAACCCAGCGTTATCCCGGCTATGATAAACAGGGCGTTGAATCTCAACCGCTTTTTGAAGTACAGGCGTTCTCTGTCTTAAAGAAAATGGGGATTGACGAGGCGAAACAGCGCCTGGCGAGCTGGCTGGAGCTCTAG
- a CDS encoding cyclic nucleotide-binding domain-containing protein, giving the protein MTSEQIALSQFLNQQYLCESLTLKEVNILLDYTELVSFHKKDIIANIGEVGEALYFVVKGEAALMYDEGGEEIEVGRMKEGELMGEMSFFDRKPRLVRMRAMSEDTQVLKLPRVKYQRLRVEHPFIAVNLLEHAIISLDHLIRRVSMDLATFAKYIYGAGPK; this is encoded by the coding sequence ATGACCTCGGAACAAATCGCCCTCAGCCAATTTCTCAACCAGCAATATCTATGCGAGTCCCTTACCCTCAAGGAAGTCAACATCCTGCTCGATTATACCGAGCTGGTGAGCTTTCACAAGAAAGACATTATCGCGAATATCGGTGAAGTGGGCGAGGCGCTGTATTTCGTCGTCAAAGGCGAGGCGGCGCTGATGTATGACGAGGGTGGCGAAGAGATCGAGGTCGGCCGGATGAAGGAAGGCGAGCTGATGGGCGAGATGTCGTTCTTCGACCGCAAGCCGCGCCTGGTGCGGATGCGTGCGATGAGTGAAGACACGCAGGTGCTCAAGCTCCCCCGCGTCAAATATCAACGGCTACGGGTAGAGCACCCCTTCATAGCCGTGAACCTGTTAGAACACGCCATCATCAGTCTGGATCATTTGATCCGCCGCGTCAGCATGGATTTGGCGACGTTTGCGAAGTATATCTACGGCGCAGGACCTAAATGA
- a CDS encoding VanZ family protein, whose product MQNRGLKHLFVRCAQAPVRRWHIIYPLAMMALLFWLSSIPGTLYPDDPLVYRLFVWVPPNVQNLLHVPVFGALGWLAGWALQAWTPSVFAAVATAFIWSAGYGVLDEWHQSFVIGRYSSLSDVLLDMAGVALGLWLFKRARQSLKAVVKPEL is encoded by the coding sequence ATGCAAAACCGCGGCCTCAAACATCTGTTCGTGCGTTGCGCACAGGCGCCGGTGCGGCGCTGGCATATCATCTATCCGCTGGCGATGATGGCGTTGCTATTTTGGCTGTCATCCATCCCCGGCACTCTCTATCCCGATGACCCGCTCGTATATCGGTTGTTTGTATGGGTGCCGCCCAACGTGCAAAACCTGCTGCACGTTCCCGTGTTCGGCGCGCTCGGCTGGCTCGCGGGTTGGGCGCTGCAAGCCTGGACGCCGAGTGTCTTCGCAGCGGTCGCCACTGCCTTTATCTGGAGCGCGGGATACGGCGTGCTGGATGAGTGGCATCAATCCTTTGTCATCGGCCGCTATAGCTCGCTTTCCGATGTGTTGCTGGATATGGCGGGAGTAGCGCTGGGATTATGGCTGTTCAAGCGGGCGCGTCAGTCCCTTAAAGCCGTGGTGAAGCCTGAACTTTAG
- a CDS encoding VanZ family protein, giving the protein MLSRVPRQPWYKVTAEGKLQPNHLAPRSDALIPSRRLFYAGLIYLAFVIYGSLVPLDFHYHPLAEAWRSFTNIPYLRLGVGSRADWVANILLYIPLGFIGAALLGSRNRSLIGTLVAALLVFAFSALIALGVEFSQQFFPPRTVSLNDLIAELLGAASGIFLWQVTGKRLTRLGVEVAVGGANAMRALMVLYALGYLIISVFPYDFLVSASEISWKLEHAADSVSFWPASCNSRLLCLIKLMAEAAAVAPLGALFGKYLAKPRHGLFPALLLGALLGLVIETLQFFLASGVTEGISVLTRAVGVAAGLKLFNFASVANFRRLEGYLRPAVLLMLPLYLLGLALVSGWFRADWISIEKALAKLDTLRFIPFYYHYYTSETTALRSLLVTVAMYLPAGLGYWAWSQRRVHYSGNAGGVTAGLIGAFIALLMESSRLFLEAKRPDPTDLLIAALAAGFAYILTDRIARWFTQGPDKMSAVKADVMAHHIAKGLDLGRMALRLVALLAAAVVPAALLYYPLKPVWLAAALILYGLALWRRPALWLIVIPALLPVLDLAPWSGWFFLDEFDLFVLVTLAVGLWRLPSEWHTDISKISVVLLLFAVASYGISALIGLLPWQALDANAFSNYYSHYNAVRILKGFVWAVALLPLWLHAVRQGVEVGKHFTAGMVLGLLAVTTVALWERLVFPGLFDFTSDYRISATFSGMHVGGAYIDAYLNAALPFVALWLITTRDGWTRGAALLLFCLGGYVLLVTYSRGAYLAFAVAATIMSVAAMLQAIRHKEAKMPRAAALIAVATAIGIAALAVYQGGYMQARFSQTGKDIGIRTAHWSDALRMMDKDGLTQWFGMGLGSYPRIYSKKNSEGVMLATYRYETEDGNIFLRLYSGDALYLNQAAALNPHQHYLLSFDARSTTPGALLSAPVCEKGLLYSYRCVWLSKNISNPGWERHAIAFDSGETGAGWWFLRRPVKLSLYVPQSHTVVDVDNVQLIGPDGVDLISNGDFSQGNARWLFSTDNHWPWHIENLWLHLFFEQGWIGVVATGLLVIAALMRLVSRMRQGELFSGAVLAALGGMLVVGAVNSPLDAPRLMLLFYFLLLIAVMEIPRLLSGRIQDAAKCYNTAGVQ; this is encoded by the coding sequence ATGTTGAGCAGGGTTCCGCGTCAACCTTGGTACAAAGTGACTGCAGAGGGCAAGCTACAGCCTAACCACTTAGCGCCTCGGAGCGACGCTCTGATACCGAGCCGCCGGCTCTTCTATGCCGGTTTGATCTATCTGGCGTTTGTCATATACGGCAGTCTTGTGCCGCTGGATTTCCACTATCATCCTCTCGCCGAGGCATGGCGGTCTTTTACCAACATCCCTTATTTGCGATTAGGGGTTGGATCACGCGCCGACTGGGTGGCGAACATTCTGTTGTACATCCCGCTGGGATTCATAGGTGCAGCTTTGCTGGGAAGCAGGAATAGGTCACTCATTGGAACCCTTGTTGCCGCCCTGTTGGTGTTCGCCTTTTCCGCGCTTATTGCCCTTGGCGTGGAGTTCAGCCAGCAATTTTTTCCGCCACGTACCGTGTCGCTCAACGATCTCATCGCTGAATTATTGGGTGCAGCGAGTGGGATTTTTCTATGGCAGGTAACCGGCAAAAGACTCACGCGGCTGGGGGTTGAAGTGGCCGTGGGGGGCGCCAATGCTATGCGCGCACTGATGGTGCTGTATGCTCTTGGTTATCTCATCATCAGTGTGTTCCCTTATGACTTTTTAGTGTCGGCCTCGGAGATTTCCTGGAAATTAGAGCATGCCGCGGACAGTGTGAGTTTTTGGCCCGCATCCTGTAACAGCCGGTTGTTATGTCTGATTAAACTCATGGCGGAAGCCGCTGCTGTGGCGCCATTGGGAGCATTGTTTGGCAAGTACCTTGCTAAACCACGCCACGGATTGTTTCCGGCATTATTGCTCGGTGCATTGCTCGGTCTGGTCATTGAGACGCTGCAATTCTTCCTTGCTTCAGGCGTCACCGAAGGTATTTCGGTGCTGACACGCGCCGTAGGCGTAGCGGCCGGATTAAAGCTATTCAATTTCGCCAGTGTGGCCAATTTCAGGCGTTTGGAGGGCTATTTACGCCCAGCCGTGTTGTTGATGCTGCCCTTATATTTGCTCGGCTTGGCGCTGGTCAGTGGTTGGTTCAGAGCTGATTGGATCAGCATCGAGAAGGCGCTTGCCAAGCTCGATACGCTGCGATTCATCCCGTTTTATTATCACTACTACACGAGCGAAACCACAGCCTTGCGTAGCCTCCTGGTCACTGTAGCGATGTATCTGCCTGCGGGTCTCGGCTATTGGGCTTGGTCGCAACGCCGTGTTCATTATTCCGGAAACGCTGGCGGGGTGACGGCAGGATTGATCGGCGCGTTCATCGCGCTATTGATGGAGTCGAGCCGGTTGTTTCTGGAAGCTAAACGGCCTGATCCGACGGATCTTCTCATCGCTGCACTGGCGGCGGGCTTTGCCTACATACTCACTGATAGGATAGCCCGCTGGTTTACGCAAGGGCCGGATAAGATGTCGGCGGTCAAGGCCGATGTCATGGCGCATCACATCGCTAAGGGCCTCGATCTAGGGCGCATGGCATTACGCCTGGTGGCGCTGCTCGCGGCTGCCGTTGTCCCCGCTGCTCTGTTGTATTATCCGCTGAAGCCTGTCTGGTTGGCGGCGGCGCTGATTTTGTATGGGTTGGCACTATGGCGGCGGCCGGCGCTTTGGCTGATCGTAATTCCCGCTCTGCTCCCCGTGTTGGACCTGGCGCCCTGGTCAGGATGGTTCTTTCTGGATGAATTTGATCTTTTCGTCCTGGTCACGCTTGCGGTAGGCCTATGGAGGCTCCCCAGTGAATGGCATACGGATATATCCAAAATCTCTGTGGTATTGCTCTTATTTGCAGTGGCGTCTTATGGCATCAGTGCGCTGATCGGACTTTTGCCTTGGCAAGCGCTGGATGCCAACGCCTTTTCTAACTATTACAGTCATTACAACGCCGTCAGGATTCTTAAAGGTTTTGTCTGGGCCGTGGCGCTGCTCCCGCTCTGGCTGCATGCCGTGAGGCAAGGGGTAGAGGTTGGTAAACATTTTACAGCTGGTATGGTGCTGGGTTTGCTTGCCGTAACCACTGTGGCGCTGTGGGAGAGACTGGTTTTTCCGGGGTTATTTGACTTCACCAGCGATTACCGCATCAGTGCCACTTTTTCTGGGATGCACGTCGGCGGGGCCTATATAGATGCTTATCTCAACGCCGCACTGCCGTTTGTCGCGCTTTGGCTCATCACCACCCGAGATGGGTGGACGCGTGGCGCTGCGCTGCTGTTGTTCTGCCTCGGCGGTTATGTGCTGCTGGTTACCTACTCCAGAGGCGCGTATCTGGCATTCGCCGTGGCAGCGACTATCATGAGCGTGGCCGCTATGCTGCAAGCGATCAGACACAAGGAAGCAAAAATGCCGAGAGCCGCCGCCCTCATCGCCGTGGCGACGGCAATAGGGATTGCGGCGCTGGCGGTATATCAAGGCGGATATATGCAAGCGCGTTTCAGTCAAACCGGCAAAGACATCGGTATCAGAACTGCACACTGGAGTGACGCACTGCGTATGATGGATAAAGATGGGCTGACGCAATGGTTCGGTATGGGGCTCGGCAGTTATCCGCGCATCTATTCCAAAAAAAATTCCGAAGGAGTCATGCTGGCCACCTATCGCTACGAAACGGAAGACGGTAATATTTTTCTGCGGCTGTATTCCGGCGATGCGCTTTACCTCAATCAGGCTGCCGCGCTGAATCCGCACCAGCATTACCTCTTGTCCTTCGACGCCCGCAGTACAACTCCCGGGGCGCTATTGTCCGCGCCGGTGTGCGAGAAAGGATTACTGTATTCTTACCGCTGCGTGTGGCTCAGTAAAAATATATCGAATCCGGGCTGGGAGCGGCATGCCATCGCCTTTGATTCGGGCGAGACCGGTGCCGGCTGGTGGTTCCTGCGCCGTCCGGTCAAACTGTCGCTCTACGTTCCGCAATCACATACGGTGGTGGATGTGGATAATGTGCAACTCATCGGACCGGACGGAGTTGATCTCATCAGCAACGGCGATTTTTCCCAAGGAAACGCACGCTGGTTGTTTTCGACCGATAATCACTGGCCCTGGCACATTGAAAATCTCTGGCTGCATCTATTCTTTGAGCAAGGCTGGATAGGCGTAGTGGCAACCGGGTTGTTAGTCATTGCCGCTCTGATGAGGTTGGTGAGTAGAATGCGTCAGGGTGAACTGTTTTCCGGTGCAGTCCTGGCCGCGCTTGGGGGCATGCTGGTGGTGGGGGCGGTTAACAGCCCGCTTGATGCGCCGCGCCTTATGCTGCTATTTTATTTTCTGCTGCTGATTGCTGTGATGGAGATACCAAGGCTGTTGTCAGGCAGGATCCAAGACGCAGCAAAGTGCTATAATACCGCCGGCGTTCAGTAG
- the polA gene encoding DNA polymerase I, translating into MSKIKPLVLIDASSYLYRAFHALPPLMTSKGQPTGAAYGVINMVRKLLADYDPDYVALVFDAKGKTFRDDLYPEYKAHRPSMPDDLSVQIEPLHAIIQALGLPMLMIEGVEADDVIGTLAAQAAAQGIPALISTGDKDIAQLVNEHVTLINTMSNQVLDPAGVEQKFGIPPNLIVDYLTLVGDPVDNVPGVAKVGPTTAVKWLKQYGSLDNIIAHAGEIKGKVGENLRAALPQLPMSRELLIIKCDVPLAVSVTGLKRRSPELETLREWYTRLEFKGWLKELEKGEALGARGAGEALGVRRDDSSLLTPHRFQAPHPSPVQIITNPTQFNEWFAKLEQSPLICISVQTDTGDYMQAKIVGLSFAWPDEAVYIPLGHIYADAPQQLSLNDVLERLRPLLEDAALPKLGHDLKYAMCVLRNHGIKLAGLCYDSMLESYVLDSTATRHDLDSLAYKYLGGRRSNFEEFAGKGAKQLSYNQIPIEQAAAHAAEDAALTLRLHEVLWPRIIALPGLHKLYAEIEMPLAAVLARMQLSGVRIDAAMLRQQSQELAARLQELERQAHDVAGQPFNLGSPLQIQEILYDKMGLPVLQKTPKGQPSTAEAVLQELALDYALPKLILEHRALSKLKSTYTDTLPEQINPSTGRIHTCYQQAVAATGRLSSSDPNLQNIPIRTQEGRRIRQAFTAEPGYKILAADYSQIELRIMAHLSGDTGLIRAFAEAADIHQITAAEVFGVPLAEVSTEQRRSAKAINFGLIYGMSSFGLARQLGVDRAAAQDYIDRYFRRYPGVQAFMDKTRIQARKLGYVETLFGRRLYLPEINVSNAQRRQYAERTAINAPMQGTAADIIKLAMLRVQEWLDSEALDARMIMQVHDELVFEVAEQALEQAREPIRRLMSEVAKLSVPLVVDIGVGNNWDEAH; encoded by the coding sequence ATGAGCAAGATCAAACCCCTGGTATTGATAGACGCCTCGTCTTATCTCTACCGCGCATTTCACGCGCTGCCGCCGTTGATGACCTCGAAGGGTCAGCCGACGGGCGCGGCGTACGGCGTCATCAACATGGTGCGCAAGCTGCTGGCCGATTACGACCCCGACTACGTCGCGCTGGTGTTTGACGCCAAGGGCAAGACCTTTCGCGACGACCTCTACCCTGAATACAAGGCGCACCGGCCCAGTATGCCGGATGATCTGAGCGTTCAGATCGAACCGTTACACGCGATTATACAGGCGCTGGGGTTACCCATGCTCATGATAGAAGGCGTCGAGGCCGACGATGTCATCGGCACGCTGGCCGCGCAGGCGGCGGCGCAGGGTATTCCTGCTCTGATATCCACGGGCGACAAGGATATTGCTCAGCTTGTCAACGAACACGTCACGCTCATCAACACCATGTCGAATCAGGTGCTCGATCCGGCCGGTGTGGAGCAGAAGTTCGGCATTCCACCCAACCTGATCGTGGATTATCTCACCCTGGTGGGAGATCCGGTGGACAATGTTCCCGGTGTCGCCAAGGTGGGACCGACGACGGCGGTGAAATGGTTGAAGCAATACGGCTCGCTCGACAACATCATCGCGCATGCCGGTGAGATAAAGGGCAAGGTCGGCGAGAATCTGCGCGCCGCATTGCCCCAACTGCCCATGTCACGCGAGTTGCTCATCATCAAATGCGATGTGCCGCTCGCTGTGTCCGTTACCGGTCTTAAGCGGCGTTCCCCGGAACTGGAAACCTTGCGCGAGTGGTATACCCGTCTGGAATTCAAGGGCTGGCTCAAGGAGTTAGAAAAAGGTGAGGCGTTAGGCGCGAGGGGTGCGGGTGAGGCGTTAGGCGTTAGGCGTGATGACTCCTCACTCCTCACTCCTCACAGGTTTCAAGCCCCTCACCCCTCACCCGTGCAAATCATCACCAACCCCACGCAGTTCAATGAGTGGTTTGCCAAGCTGGAACAGTCCCCGCTCATTTGTATAAGTGTACAGACGGACACTGGCGATTACATGCAGGCCAAGATCGTCGGTCTTTCCTTTGCCTGGCCTGATGAGGCCGTTTATATTCCGCTGGGCCACATTTATGCCGATGCTCCGCAGCAATTGTCGCTGAATGATGTGCTTGAGCGTCTGCGCCCTTTGCTTGAGGACGCAGCATTGCCGAAACTCGGACACGATCTCAAATACGCGATGTGCGTGCTGCGCAATCACGGCATCAAGCTCGCGGGCCTTTGTTACGACTCCATGCTGGAGTCCTATGTGCTGGACAGCACCGCAACGCGGCATGACCTCGATTCACTCGCCTACAAATATCTCGGCGGCAGGCGTTCCAATTTCGAGGAATTCGCCGGCAAAGGCGCGAAGCAACTTAGCTACAATCAAATCCCCATCGAACAGGCGGCCGCCCATGCCGCGGAAGACGCCGCGCTTACGTTGCGGCTGCATGAAGTCCTGTGGCCCAGAATCATCGCGCTGCCCGGCCTGCATAAACTGTACGCCGAGATCGAGATGCCTCTCGCGGCGGTGCTGGCGCGGATGCAACTGAGCGGCGTGCGGATAGACGCCGCGATGCTGCGCCAGCAAAGCCAGGAACTCGCCGCGCGCTTGCAGGAACTTGAGCGGCAGGCCCACGACGTTGCAGGGCAGCCGTTTAATCTCGGCTCGCCGTTGCAGATCCAGGAGATTCTCTACGATAAGATGGGTCTGCCGGTGTTGCAGAAGACGCCCAAGGGTCAACCCTCCACCGCCGAGGCGGTGTTGCAGGAACTCGCCCTGGACTATGCGTTGCCCAAACTCATACTCGAACACCGCGCACTCAGTAAACTCAAATCCACGTACACGGATACGTTGCCCGAGCAAATCAATCCCAGCACCGGCCGTATACACACATGCTACCAACAGGCAGTCGCCGCGACCGGCCGGCTTTCGTCCAGCGATCCCAACCTTCAGAATATTCCCATCCGTACCCAGGAGGGACGGCGTATCCGCCAGGCCTTTACTGCCGAACCGGGTTACAAAATTCTCGCCGCCGATTATTCTCAAATCGAGTTGCGCATCATGGCGCACCTGTCCGGCGATACGGGGTTGATACGCGCCTTCGCCGAGGCGGCCGACATCCACCAGATCACCGCCGCCGAGGTGTTCGGCGTGCCGCTCGCAGAGGTCAGCACCGAACAGCGGCGCAGCGCAAAGGCGATCAACTTCGGCTTGATCTACGGCATGTCATCCTTCGGTCTCGCCCGCCAACTCGGTGTGGATCGCGCCGCGGCGCAGGACTATATTGACCGCTATTTCAGGCGCTACCCCGGCGTGCAGGCCTTCATGGATAAGACTCGCATACAGGCCCGCAAGCTCGGCTATGTCGAGACCCTGTTCGGCCGCCGTTTGTATCTGCCGGAGATCAACGTGAGCAACGCGCAGCGCCGTCAATACGCCGAGCGCACCGCCATCAACGCCCCCATGCAGGGCACCGCGGCCGACATCATCAAACTCGCCATGCTGCGCGTGCAGGAGTGGCTGGATAGTGAGGCCTTAGACGCCAGGATGATCATGCAGGTGCACGACGAACTGGTCTTTGAAGTCGCCGAACAGGCCTTAGAACAGGCCAGAGAGCCGATCCGGCGCTTGATGTCCGAAGTAGCAAAGCTCTCAGTGCCCCTGGTGGTGGATATTGGGGTAGGAAATAATTGGGATGAGGCGCATTGA